GCAGTCCTTCAACATGGAACAGGCCAACTACACAATCCAGACTCTCAAAGACACAAAAACAACAGTAAGGGGCAACAGTAATGTACTGACTGTAACGCAAAGTCACAATTTACTGTAGTTGTCATGCCAGGCTGTTCTCTGGGGTTAAAAATGTCATATTTTGCATTATAGGTTGATGCCATGAAAATTGGAGCCAAAGAGATGAAGGCGGCATACAAGAACGTGAAGATCGATCAGATTGAGGTATTTGTCTTCTTCGAGTCCTGATGCACTACAACACCATTTGGTGGTCTGACGTAGAAGTGCAGTAGTTTTACTACAGACCCTTGTCTTGAAAGACTCAACATATTTCAGCCATCTGATCTGGGTCATATTCATCCGGGTAACGTGAATGGCCTATTGTGATTGAGAGACGTTTGGGTTAAGAGTTCCATGTTTTCCTGATGCAGGATCTCCAAGACCAGCTGGAGGACATGATGGAGGACGCCAACGAGGTGCAGGAGGCGATGAGCAGAAGCTACGGGACGCCAGAGATCGATGATGATGACCTGGAAGCAGGTCAGTGCTGTAAGAGTATGACACAGCCACAAGGGAGACAGTACACCGAAATGCAGTACATAACTGTATTGTGTTCCAACACGGTTGGTGTTGCTCCAGTACAGGATGGGTCTATATTAGAACATTGCTGTAGGTCAATAGATGGCATCATTTCCCACTGCACTACAGagttttgtttttattgtacttcacctttatttaaccaggtaggctagttgagaacaagttctcatttacaactgcgacctggccaagataaagtgcTGTTTACTTCAGCACAGTGATACAACAGCGGTCAATGCAGTCCTTATGTCAATAGACTGCATGTAATAACTGCGCATCAATGGCTGTGTGCGTGTGATCCCAGAGCTGGATGCCCTGGGAGATGAGCTCCTGCTTGATGATGACAGCTCCTACCTGGATGAGGCCAGCACTGCCCCCTCCATCCCAGAGGGAATACCCAGTGACAGGGCACCAAACCGGGTACATATCTCTCTCTAACCACTGTATTCATGTTTACCCAGTTTAGTCTTGAATAATTCACTGGGGCATTATGTTAAAATGCACTCACAACTGACACTGTTTCGATCAATACAGAAGACGGATGCATTGTTCGAAGGGTTCAGTTATGTTTTTAGGACATTACATTGGATGAAGACACATTCTGCACCCATTTAGACATAACTGGAGTTTCCTACAAATGTGTAATTTATTGTCTGTTTTACAGGATGGAGTTCTGGTGGATGAATTTGGCCTGCCACAGATCCCTGCTACATAATGGATGGACAGCAGGCAGAAACCAATGGCAACACTCCCAactcttttttaaatgtatcataGCCTTTTTacaacatatacactgagtataccaaatattaggaacaccatcctaatattgaattgtgcACCCCCTCCACATACCCAATCCCCCCCCAACAAATAATTattcaacctgtctcctccccttcatctacacagatcaataagggatcataggtttcatctggtcagtctgtcatggaaagagggtGTTCTTAAtgctttgtatactcagtgtatatctgacTGACATGCATTACATGGTGGTGGACATAGAAAAACAACTTGCCTTAATTAGGTTACCTTGAATTGAATAATTGACCATGTCAAAAATGTAAATCAAAAATCGATAGTGATGCTTGGCTATGTTCAAAATTATTGTTCTTTGTATGAACAAATGTACTTTTTTTCCCCCCCTCCAAGGTGATTCTTGGTATTTGGATGTTCTAACTTTCTACTGCAGCACTGTATTGCCAACTACTAATAAATATACATGTATTATATATTTCAAATTGTGGTGGTCCATCATGGTGGATTAAAGTAGAGAAGACTAAATAAGTAATTTCACTATACAATAGAACACTAG
This Salvelinus namaycush isolate Seneca chromosome 33, SaNama_1.0, whole genome shotgun sequence DNA region includes the following protein-coding sequences:
- the LOC120027778 gene encoding charged multivesicular body protein 5-like, with protein sequence MNRIFGRGKPKGPPPNLTDCIGNVDSRAESVDKKIARLDVELVKYKDQMKKMRDGPSKNMVKQKAMRVLKQKRMYESQRDNLTQQSFNMEQANYTIQTLKDTKTTVDAMKIGAKEMKAAYKNVKIDQIEDLQDQLEDMMEDANEVQEAMSRSYGTPEIDDDDLEAELDALGDELLLDDDSSYLDEASTAPSIPEGIPSDRAPNRDGVLVDEFGLPQIPAT